The genome window ATGAGTGTAGCTCGTATGGCAATGGATGCACGGACCATGGCTGAAAAAGTTGAAGGCATTGATAAAGTTGAAGTGACAGTAACCGGTCACATGATGGCTGATGCCGTAAATGAAATGGTCAACAAATCATAAAATCTGTTGATTCTTAATTTATTCTGTAGAATCCATTATCATACTAATTTTAAAAAAAAAGGTGACAATTGATGCCCTCCTGGGATATTGCCGCAGTGGTAGGTGTCCCGGGAGTAGGCAAAACATCCATATGTGAATATGTGTCACGAAAAATTGGATGCCAGTACATTAATTACGGCGACCTTATGTTAGATATTGCCCGTGATGAAAACTTGGCAGAAACTAATTATCAAATGTTCTCTTTAGATATGGAATTACAGTACCATATCTGGAAAGAAGCGGCCAATATAATTAGTGAAAAGGAACATACCATAGTGGATTTGCATGGCCTGGATCAATCTCCCAGAGGTTACCTATTTTCCATGCCAATCGAAATCATTTCGCCTAC of Methanobacterium alcaliphilum contains these proteins:
- a CDS encoding AAA family ATPase, whose amino-acid sequence is MPSWDIAAVVGVPGVGKTSICEYVSRKIGCQYINYGDLMLDIARDENLAETNYQMFSLDMELQYHIWKEAANIISEKEHTIVDLHGLDQSPRGYLFSMPIEIISPTLIVLVEANPENIILQRKADSSKNRIKDDFKSLKIHMQMLRVSMAISSVILGSGLYLLKNNNLNDSQKELTNLLENF